GAAGTATGTATGTACAGCAGGGCTATGATAGATCACTATTTAATAGCTGGCAGATGGTACACCTATTGGGGCTTCAAGTAGATCGTGACTGATGAGTGTGTGTGTGTGGCATAAGCACGTAACTAGACAACAATGATCTACAACTTCCACCAAGCTCGAAGTGACAGCCATTCATAGATTGAATTTTTCTAGACATACAAAGACACGGCCATTATGTAAAATCACAGGCAAAACCCCCCATCGCAATCTCCCAAAGCAGGAGAAGTTTTGCGCCTATACGCCATGCTGCCCATAATACAAGGGGGAGACCAAAAACTTTTTTTGTGTTTGAAGGTGAGGCGatgagtaaaaaaaaataactcCCCAAGTGTCCACTTCTGTCTGACATCAACTGCTCTTTTTCGACTGCCAAATGGGGTATTTCCTGCAGATCTGCAGAGTGTAGAAAGCGGTCAAATTGGAGACAGAGAAGTGGACTTGATGCGATTTGAATTTGTGAGGTTGACGTTCACAGGAACCAGGGGTTGACTTTCTGCAAACCCCGCCAATtagaaaggaaaaagaagacgaCGATCAAGCGTCAGTCCATTCTGAAGAGTCGCATGTCAATCTTCCTATTCCATTTCCCAGCAACCTGGCTGTGCAGCTTaaatgacccagcggtaaCTGGCATAACGACCCGCAGTCTCGGACTTGCGGATAATCTTGACGACCTGACCACGGCGCAAGCCAAGGTAGCGAGCGACAGGATCGGAGATCTGTATGCGGGGAAGCTGAGACTCCTTCAGACGGTAGCGCTCGAGAAGCTTGCCCTTCTCCTCGGGGCTAAGCAGGACGTGCTTAGGGACCAGCTCGTGGCGGGTGATGTTGACAAGCAGATCCTGTTCTTGGAAGTGCTCGCAAATGCGGCCGGGAACGCCAGAAAGCAGGCGCACGGCAGAAGGCGAGATCGGCGTCTGAGTGATAAAGATACCAGTGTGGAAGTTGTTCTCATCGACAAGGTGATTGAAGGCGCGCACTTGCTTGGTTCCGACACCTGAGGAGTCGGGGCAGAAGTCGACGTAGATTGTGCCGCAGTCTGGCTGAGGGTTTGGGTTTGCTTTGCTGGGCAGTGCGGTGTACTTCAGCTTCATGGTTTCGGTGGGGCGGGCTTGGATTTTCATCTTGGTACGACTGTTGTTGCAAAACAGTATGTTAGTGATATGCACTTTTTGAAAGATGTTTGCCGGCATTTCTCGGCTCAAGTTTTCACTTTCTCGAGACAATAGGACGGTGGGCGCAAGGATTTCGCATACTCAGGATAGCCCAGAGGGTCAGCATATTTTGCGCGGAAGTCTTCTAGCGGGAGTACCAGCTCATTATCAGACACTTCGTAGCCCTGGTGTATCGCCGATGGTTAGTCTTGAGCAAATAGGCATAACGAGTGATACTGAGACATCAGAGGCTCGATCTGAAGTGCCTACCCGGTCAGCGAGCAGTTCATAGACTGTTCTGAAGGTGCGCCAGAGCCGAGTCATCTCGCGCTCGGCCTCCATGGAGTATGCCGAATCCCCATCCATGGTGGATTGTGAAGTCGATGACTGGGATAGAGAAAGAAATAGGAGGTTGTCTTGCCAAGAGATattgttaaaaaaaaaacgggtAGAGAGCTCCGGTGGAGAGAGATGAAAGGTGAAGTCGAAAAATCGGCGGGAACTTTCTGCCAGCGACGCTTAAGCGGAGAAACCGACCGAACCATTTTAATAATTCGAAGTTTCCCCTTTTCAGTTTCGCTTTGGTCTCGTTGGTCTATTTAATCCATTCAGGATACTCGGAAGGCAATTCGTTCCTCCCTTCTCcctgtctctttttttacGATCAATTCGTCGCAATGGCTGCTACTGATGCGCAGCGGGTTAAGCCCACTAAGCCGGACGAGGCCGCCTACAAGACCAGTCTCGCtgaggccgagaaggagcACACTGCTGCTCAAGAGAAATTGGTATGTGTGctctttttttggaattttttcATTGTGCTGTCATCTGACTTGGATGGCGGGGGTGATCACTGACCCACTCTGATTGTTGATTGCCCTCGTGTTCATTGTTTACTTGCATACCATGTCCTCAGGCCAATGACTGATATGCGCAACAGAACCAAATCAAGGCAAAATTGGACAGCGCCAAGCCCAACAACCAGGATTCGCCCACCGTTAAGAGGCAGCAGGAGCTGCGCGCCGAACTCTCCTCCATTCGCCAGAAGCAGTCCGGCTTTAAGTCCAGCCGGTCTTCCATccaggagaagatcaacGCCTTGGACGCCAACCTCAAGGCCCGTATTACCGAGCAGAACAACTCTCGTGGACGTCTATCATTCAAGAGTGTTGAGGAGATCGATAAGGAAATTGCCCGTCTGGAAAAGCAGGTCGACTCCGGCACCCTTCGTCTGGTGGATGAACGCAAGGCTCTCACCGAGGTCTCCAACTTGCGCAAGCAGCGCAAGAGCTTCGCCAGCCTGGACGAGGCGCAGAAGGGCATTAATGACATCAAGACACAGATCTCCGAACTGCGCAAGACCCTCGACAACCCCGAGGCCAAGGCACTGAGCGACAAGTACGCCGAGATCCAGAAGGAGCTCGATTCCATCAAGGCCGAGCAGGACGGTGTTTTCAAGAACCTGAACGCTTTGCGTGATGAGCGCACCAAGCTGCGCAACGAGCAGCAGGAAAAATACACTGCTATCCGCACTATCAAGGATGCCTACTTCAAGGCCCGTCGTGCCTACAAGGAGTACGAGGATGAGGCCTGGCGTGTGCGCCGAGAGCGCCAGAAGGCCGAGCAAGAGGCCTTTGCTCGCgagaagcgcaagaagatCGCTGATAAGAAGCTAGAGGAAGCCTCGCAGCTTGCCTACGCCGATGAGATCCTGACCGCACAGGGTCTGATCCGTCACTTTGATCCCACCTACGACTTCACCTCCCTTGGTCTGGACGAGAAGAAGGATGAGGGCGGCAATTTCCGTGCCGGAGTTGGCCGCACTGTGGAAGCTGCTGAGATCAAGGGAATGAAGGTTGTGCGGAAGAACGACGAGGAGGACTACTTTGTCGGTTCCGGtggcaagaagggcaagaagggcgGCAAGAAGGGCGGTGCCGCCGCCAGTGTTGAGAGCACCAAGTTCAACATGAATGTTGGTATTATTGAGGACTTCGCCAAGGTTAAGATCGACCCTCCTATGAACCAGTCGGATGTTCCCGCCTCTGTGGAGAAGCTAGCAGCCAAGATCACcgaatggaagaagaaccaGGCCAGCAAGACGGAAGAGGTCAGTTTAATTGTTTTCAAAGTTGTTGGTTGTGACCGGTTGCTAATTACCCCGCAGAACATCAAGAAGGCCCAGGAAGAGATTACCCGCcttgaagaggaggagaCCGAGGCCGCCAACGTCCCCCACACCAACGGCCGGGCCACTGATGCTGCCAAGAAGCCCGCTCATAAGAACGTCGTTCCCTCGGCGGAAGCTGAGCTGGCTCAAGAGCTGGATGCCGTGGCCGACGTTGAGGACGAGCTCAAGAAGGCCTCAATTGAGGATAAGGCATAGATTCGAGGAGGTTACCCGTACATGCTCAATGCGTCAACTTATACATGAAGTCTAGCGTTTGTCTAGCATTCTCTCTGCGTGTTTTTCTTTGAATTTTTCTTTGGGTTTGGCTCTTACATATGCATTATATCTAAGAATCATAAAAGCATTCTCATCCATCATAACAAGATGTCAACTAGCATCATCAATCAATAACGAATAACGAATAAATCATACCACATAAAAAGGGGTATCGCAACCCATCCTCGAAAGAAACAAACAtttaacccccccccccccccccccaaatcaCCGATGAGGACTATAATCACTATCCCCACCATAAGCCATGGGATCAAAACGCCTAACCCCACTCCGTCTAGACCTCCGCGGCGGACGCGGCGAAACATCAGAAGGCACACTAGACTCCTCCTCCTGAACCTCAATAACGTCCTCATCTCCAGTTGTCGAAGTAGCCAGAGACTCCTCAACAACGACGCGATCACGTCTCGTCGACGGACGACGCCGATAACTATCACGGAAAGTCTCCCTTTCCTCGGCAACTTCGATGACGTCGCGTCGTCTCCGTCCAGCAGATGAACCGCGTCGTCTGCGCACCTCCACgatctcttcttcgtccATCGACATCGAGATCGACGATGAGGTTGGCACTGCTGCGCCACCACGCGCGACACCGCCTGGGTTCACGGCCAGGTAGAGTATGTACATTAGCAGTACGAAGCCTGCTACGCTGCCTAGTACGATCCCAACTACCGTCCCTGCGGCGGGGCTTGTGTGGAGTCGGCCGTAAGTTGAAGGGATGGAGATTGTTGTGTAGCGTTTGTGGAGGGAGGTTTCGGTGTATAGGAGGTTTGGGTTTAAGTCTCTTCTGTTGAGGTTGGGTTTGGTAGGAATTAGGTCGAGGGCGTCGAGAGGGTGGGATGACATTGTATCTATTTGTCTATTTGTCTGATTGTTTGGCCATTGGTTTGGAGTTTCCAGGGGAGAAATGTTGCGACTGTGCGACGGGTTGGAGATTTCGATTCCAGCGAATATATGGCTTGAGGTCAGCTTGCGAGTTGATATGCGCGTGTGGGGATTGATGGCATATGCAGCCTTCAGAGGGTGTGGGTTTTGTTGGAAAAATGGAGTACGCAGTACAAGTTTTAAGAGATCTTAAAAaggtttaaaaaaaacgGAGAATCGCAAGGAAGTaagaaaaataaaaatgTCACAAAGAGGGAGGAGGTTGGGGGTGGCTGGGATCTACGAAGTGGAGATGTTGGATGCCCCCATCTTTTTGACATACTTCGGACATTTGCTCATGATCTTGGATACATCATATTCAAGGTCACAATATGGGGTAAATCAATT
The nucleotide sequence above comes from Penicillium digitatum chromosome 1, complete sequence. Encoded proteins:
- a CDS encoding DNA-directed RNA polymerase, RPB5 subunit, producing MDGDSAYSMEAEREMTRLWRTFRTVYELLADRGYEVSDNELVLPLEDFRAKYADPLGYPDRTKMKIQARPTETMKLKYTALPSKANPNPQPDCGTIYVDFCPDSSGVGTKQVRAFNHLVDENNFHTGIFITQTPISPSAVRLLSGVPGRICEHFQEQDLLVNITRHELVPKHVLLSPEEKGKLLERYRLKESQLPRIQISDPVARYLGLRRGQVVKIIRKSETAGRYASYRWVI
- a CDS encoding Nuclear segregation protein, putative codes for the protein MAATDAQRVKPTKPDEAAYKTSLAEAEKEHTAAQEKLNQIKAKLDSAKPNNQDSPTVKRQQELRAELSSIRQKQSGFKSSRSSIQEKINALDANLKARITEQNNSRGRLSFKSVEEIDKEIARLEKQVDSGTLRLVDERKALTEVSNLRKQRKSFASLDEAQKGINDIKTQISELRKTLDNPEAKALSDKYAEIQKELDSIKAEQDGVFKNLNALRDERTKLRNEQQEKYTAIRTIKDAYFKARRAYKEYEDEAWRVRRERQKAEQEAFAREKRKKIADKKLEEASQLAYADEILTAQGLIRHFDPTYDFTSLGLDEKKDEGGNFRAGVGRTVEAAEIKGMKVVRKNDEEDYFVGSGGKKGKKGGKKGGAAASVESTKFNMNVGIIEDFAKVKIDPPMNQSDVPASVEKLAAKITEWKKNQASKTEENIKKAQEEITRLEEEETEAANVPHTNGRATDAAKKPAHKNVVPSAEAELAQELDAVADVEDELKKASIEDKA
- a CDS encoding glucose and ribitol dehydrogenase-like protein 2-like; this encodes MSSHPLDALDLIPTKPNLNRRDLNPNLLYTETSLHKRYTTISIPSTYGRLHTSPAAGTVVGIVLGSVAGFVLLMYILYLAVNPGGVARGGAAVPTSSSISMSMDEEEIVEVRRRRGSSAGRRRRDVIEVAEERETFRDSYRRRPSTRRDRVVVEESLATSTTGDEDVIEVQEEESSVPSDVSPRPPRRSRRSGVRRFDPMAYGGDSDYSPHR